The following coding sequences are from one Candidatus Hydrogenedens sp. window:
- the hisI gene encoding phosphoribosyl-AMP cyclohydrolase: MKLNDLIKFDDRGLIAAIIQHVETGQVLMVGYMNAESLQITLKEKIACFWSRSRQKLWRKGETSGNVLKVREIRIDCDGDALLLRCDPAGPTCHTNETSCFYRRVDFDETIILDGDGVAKE; encoded by the coding sequence ATGAAACTCAACGATTTAATCAAGTTTGATGACCGTGGACTTATTGCTGCTATTATTCAACATGTTGAAACAGGACAAGTCCTTATGGTTGGATATATGAATGCTGAGTCCTTACAAATTACGCTTAAAGAAAAGATAGCCTGCTTCTGGTCTCGTTCTCGGCAGAAACTTTGGCGAAAAGGGGAAACCTCCGGTAATGTTCTCAAAGTTCGCGAAATACGGATTGACTGCGATGGCGATGCATTATTACTTCGTTGCGACCCAGCAGGACCTACCTGTCATACCAACGAAACAAGCTGCTTTTACCGTAGAGTTGATTTCGATGAAACCATAATTTTAGATGGCGATGGTGTCGCCAAAGAATAA